The following are encoded in a window of Flavobacterium sp. WC2421 genomic DNA:
- the menA gene encoding 1,4-dihydroxy-2-naphthoate octaprenyltransferase gives MKHWIEAARLRTLPLSVSGIIVGSMYALANPTDNILTPTEVFNWRLFGFAILTTLGLQILSNFANDYGDGMKGTDNEDRVGPKRAIQSGVISPQAMKRAIIITSGLTLLSAMLLIYFAFGDTNLFYSFFYLVLGILAIASAIRYTVGSKAYGYRGFGDVFVFIFFGLVSTLGVNFLYSKQIDVELFLPAMAIGFLSVGVLNLNNMRDEESDKKVGKNTLVVQIGGKKAKLYHYFLILFSMALVLIFALLNSFQFDQYLFLLAYIPLTKHLINVYKNQDPKLLDPELKKLALSTFALSVLLSLCMIYFFSDIIVNTFMGGR, from the coding sequence ATGAAACATTGGATTGAAGCGGCCCGTTTGCGCACGTTGCCTTTATCGGTATCAGGAATAATTGTGGGAAGTATGTACGCCTTGGCTAACCCAACAGATAATATACTTACCCCAACTGAAGTTTTTAATTGGAGACTCTTTGGTTTTGCAATACTAACTACACTTGGATTACAAATCTTATCTAATTTTGCCAATGATTATGGCGATGGAATGAAAGGAACCGACAATGAAGATCGTGTGGGACCAAAACGTGCCATACAAAGTGGAGTAATTTCACCACAAGCCATGAAACGAGCTATAATCATTACTTCGGGACTTACGTTGCTTTCAGCGATGTTACTAATTTATTTTGCTTTTGGTGATACAAACCTGTTCTATTCTTTTTTCTATTTAGTACTGGGAATTTTAGCAATTGCATCGGCGATACGTTATACAGTAGGAAGTAAAGCATACGGATATCGTGGTTTTGGAGATGTATTTGTATTTATCTTTTTCGGATTAGTAAGTACTTTGGGCGTGAACTTTTTATATTCAAAACAAATTGATGTAGAACTTTTTTTACCAGCAATGGCAATAGGTTTTTTAAGCGTAGGAGTGTTGAATTTAAACAATATGCGGGATGAAGAATCTGATAAAAAAGTAGGGAAGAATACGCTGGTTGTACAAATTGGAGGTAAAAAAGCAAAATTATACCATTACTTTTTAATTCTTTTTTCAATGGCTTTAGTCTTGATTTTTGCTTTACTCAATAGCTTTCAATTTGACCAATACTTATTCCTACTGGCATACATACCTTTAACAAAACATTTAATTAACGTTTATAAAAACCAAGACCCAAAGTTATTAGATCCTGAATTAAAAAAACTAGCACTAAGTACATTTGCACTTTCAGTATTGCTTTCTTTGTGTATGATTTACTTTTTTTCGGATATTATTGTGAACACATTTATGGGGGGTAGATAA
- a CDS encoding metal-dependent hydrolase, translating to MKITFYGHASLGIKVGGKHILVDPFITANPLAAHIDIETLKADYILLTHAHGDHILDVEVIAKRTGAVIVSNAEIAGHYAAKGFTAHPMNHGGSWNFDFGKVKYVNAIHSSSFPDGSYGGNPGGFVIEGEHKNIYIAGDTALTMDMKLIPMRTKLDLAILPIGDNFTMNVGDAIIASDFLDCDKILGYHYDTFGYIKIDHKESIQKFFDKGKDLMLLEIGDSIEL from the coding sequence ATGAAAATAACATTTTACGGACACGCATCTTTAGGGATCAAAGTAGGAGGGAAACACATTTTAGTGGACCCATTTATCACAGCAAATCCATTGGCCGCACATATTGATATCGAAACTTTAAAAGCTGATTATATCTTATTGACGCATGCTCATGGAGATCATATTCTAGATGTAGAAGTAATCGCCAAAAGAACTGGAGCCGTTATTGTTTCAAATGCTGAAATTGCGGGTCACTATGCAGCCAAAGGTTTTACCGCGCATCCTATGAATCACGGCGGAAGTTGGAATTTTGATTTTGGAAAAGTGAAGTATGTAAATGCGATTCATTCCAGTTCATTTCCTGACGGATCTTACGGTGGAAATCCAGGAGGTTTTGTAATTGAAGGAGAACATAAAAATATTTATATAGCTGGAGATACTGCTTTGACAATGGATATGAAATTAATTCCAATGCGAACCAAATTAGATCTAGCGATTTTGCCAATTGGTGATAATTTCACCATGAATGTTGGTGACGCGATTATTGCATCAGACTTTCTTGATTGTGACAAAATCCTAGGATATCACTACGATACTTTTGGTTATATCAAAATTGATCATAAGGAAAGTATTCAAAAGTTTTTTGATAAAGGGAAAGACCTAATGCTTCTGGAAATAGGAGATAGTATCGAATTATAA
- a CDS encoding glutathione peroxidase yields MKNLLFIACSALLLFSCKNEAQSKKADKNKTEMAMEKQNIYQFKVEDLSGNTFDFASLKGKKVMIVNTASKCGLTPQYKDLEAIYKEYKDKGFVIVGFPANNFASQEPGTNEEIASFCQLNYGVTFPMMDKVSVKGDDMCAMYQFLTQKSKNGLQDSDVEWNFQKYLINEKGELEKVISPKTLPTDASVINWIKA; encoded by the coding sequence ATGAAAAACCTATTATTTATAGCTTGTTCAGCACTATTACTTTTTAGTTGCAAAAATGAAGCTCAAAGCAAAAAAGCAGATAAAAACAAAACCGAAATGGCTATGGAAAAACAAAACATTTACCAGTTTAAGGTAGAAGATTTATCAGGAAATACTTTTGATTTTGCCTCTTTGAAAGGAAAAAAGGTAATGATTGTAAATACGGCTTCAAAATGTGGATTGACACCACAGTACAAAGACTTGGAAGCTATTTATAAAGAATACAAGGATAAAGGATTTGTAATTGTTGGTTTTCCTGCAAATAATTTTGCTTCACAAGAGCCAGGAACAAATGAAGAAATTGCCTCTTTTTGCCAATTAAATTATGGAGTAACTTTTCCTATGATGGACAAAGTATCCGTAAAAGGTGATGATATGTGTGCTATGTATCAGTTTTTGACACAAAAATCTAAAAATGGATTGCAGGATTCTGATGTAGAATGGAATTTTCAAAAATATCTAATAAATGAAAAAGGGGAACTTGAAAAAGTAATTTCTCCAAAAACGTTACCAACAGATGCTTCTGTTATCAATTGGATTAAAGCCTAA
- the menD gene encoding 2-succinyl-5-enolpyruvyl-6-hydroxy-3-cyclohexene-1-carboxylic-acid synthase — translation MIYPKIPLAQSIIQTCLGKGITTIVISPGSRNAPLTIGFASNSAFKCYSIADERSAAFFALGIAQQTKQPVALVCTSGSALLNYYPAFAEAFYSQIPLIVISADRPQSKIDIGDGQTIRQENVFQNHSVYNANLQEGPSTENDQKINAAINTAIDKKGPVHINAPFEEPLYETVSELSVAVNVFASANETQTISNDDLAKFATIWNNSHRKMVLVGVNDPNVLNERTVEALANDNSVVVLTETTSNLHHPSFINNIDTIITPFSNEDFEEFCPDILVTFGGMIVSKRIKAFLRKYKPKHHWHIDPLRAYDTFGVLTEHFEADTNVFFDAFLPLTKIVVSDYFEKTEKVTLLRKQKSNLYLAKIPFSDFKVFETVIPSLPKNSQLQISNSSAIRYAQLIDIDPSIEVYCNRGTSGIDGSTSTAIGAAVANKKQTTFITGDISFLYDSNGLWNNYIPKDFKIILINNGGGGIFRILPGHEETPVFNTFFETSHCLTAEHLAKMYGFEYSIASDETSLKNSLSNLYEQNEKPSILEIFTPTLDNDRILLQYFKELV, via the coding sequence ATGATTTACCCCAAAATACCTTTAGCTCAAAGTATCATTCAAACTTGTTTGGGCAAAGGAATCACCACAATAGTTATATCTCCAGGTTCTCGTAACGCCCCGTTGACAATTGGTTTTGCTAGTAATTCAGCTTTTAAATGTTATAGTATTGCCGATGAACGTTCCGCGGCTTTTTTTGCACTAGGGATAGCGCAACAAACGAAGCAACCAGTAGCCCTGGTTTGTACCTCGGGATCCGCATTGTTGAATTATTACCCTGCTTTTGCGGAAGCTTTTTACAGTCAGATTCCATTGATTGTAATTTCGGCTGATCGTCCACAGAGTAAGATTGATATCGGCGACGGACAAACGATTCGTCAAGAAAATGTATTCCAAAATCATTCCGTTTATAATGCTAATTTACAAGAAGGACCCTCGACTGAAAACGATCAAAAAATAAATGCGGCAATAAATACTGCAATAGATAAAAAAGGTCCAGTTCATATTAATGCTCCTTTTGAAGAACCCTTATACGAAACGGTTTCTGAACTTTCAGTTGCTGTCAATGTTTTTGCTTCCGCAAATGAAACCCAGACGATTTCTAATGATGATTTAGCAAAATTCGCAACTATTTGGAACAATTCTCATCGGAAAATGGTTTTGGTAGGTGTCAATGATCCAAACGTTTTGAACGAGAGAACAGTAGAGGCTTTGGCCAATGACAATTCGGTAGTTGTTTTAACAGAAACCACTTCCAATCTGCATCATCCCTCTTTTATCAACAATATTGATACTATTATTACACCATTCTCAAATGAAGATTTTGAAGAATTTTGTCCAGATATTTTAGTAACTTTTGGAGGAATGATTGTGTCCAAACGCATTAAAGCCTTTCTACGTAAATACAAACCAAAACACCATTGGCATATTGATCCGTTAAGGGCTTACGATACTTTTGGTGTTTTAACGGAGCATTTTGAAGCAGATACCAATGTGTTTTTTGATGCGTTTTTACCACTTACCAAAATAGTTGTCAGTGATTATTTTGAAAAAACAGAAAAAGTTACCCTTTTGCGAAAGCAAAAAAGCAATCTTTATTTAGCTAAAATTCCTTTTTCAGATTTTAAAGTTTTCGAAACCGTAATTCCTAGTTTACCTAAAAACAGCCAATTACAAATCAGTAATAGCTCTGCCATTCGATATGCACAATTAATCGATATTGATCCTTCGATTGAAGTGTATTGCAATCGAGGAACAAGTGGAATCGATGGAAGTACTTCTACGGCTATTGGTGCGGCTGTTGCCAATAAAAAACAAACTACCTTTATTACCGGAGATATTAGTTTTTTATATGATAGTAATGGGTTGTGGAATAATTATATTCCTAAGGATTTTAAGATAATTTTGATTAATAATGGTGGAGGGGGAATTTTTAGAATTTTACCTGGACATGAGGAAACTCCCGTTTTTAATACCTTTTTTGAAACATCGCATTGTCTTACTGCTGAACATTTGGCTAAAATGTATGGATTTGAATATAGTATCGCCAGTGATGAAACTTCGTTAAAAAATAGTTTAAGTAATTTATACGAGCAGAATGAAAAACCGTCTATTTTAGAGATTTTCACTCCAACTTTAGATAATGATCGAATTTTACTTCAATATTTTAAGGAATTAGTTTAA
- a CDS encoding 1,4-dihydroxy-2-naphthoyl-CoA synthase, with protein sequence MNWITVKEYEDITYKKCNGVARIAFNRPDVRNAFRPKTTSELYNAFYDAQEDTSIGVVLLSAEGPSSKDGVYSFCSGGDQNARGHQGYVGEDGQHRLNILEVQRLIRFMPKVVIAVIPGWAVGGGHSLHVVCDLTLASKEHAIFKQTDADVTSFDGGYGSAYLAKMVGQKKAREIFFLGRNYSAQDAMDMGMVNAVIPHAELEDTAYEWAQEILGKSPMAIKMLKFAMNLTDDGMVGQQVFAGEATRLAYMTEEAKEGRNAFLEKRKPNFEKKWLP encoded by the coding sequence ATGAATTGGATTACTGTAAAAGAATATGAAGATATAACCTATAAAAAATGCAATGGTGTTGCACGAATTGCTTTTAATAGGCCAGATGTACGCAATGCATTCCGTCCTAAAACTACTTCAGAACTATACAATGCCTTTTATGATGCACAAGAAGATACTTCGATAGGTGTAGTTTTGCTATCAGCTGAAGGGCCATCATCTAAAGATGGTGTGTACTCTTTTTGTAGTGGAGGAGATCAAAATGCACGCGGGCATCAAGGATATGTTGGTGAAGATGGGCAACATCGTTTGAATATTTTAGAAGTACAACGCTTGATTCGTTTCATGCCAAAAGTAGTTATCGCTGTAATTCCCGGTTGGGCCGTAGGAGGAGGACATAGTTTGCATGTAGTTTGTGATTTAACTTTAGCTAGTAAAGAACACGCTATTTTCAAACAAACAGATGCTGATGTAACGAGTTTTGATGGAGGATACGGGTCGGCATATTTGGCTAAAATGGTGGGACAAAAGAAAGCCCGTGAAATTTTCTTCTTAGGACGCAATTATTCTGCTCAAGATGCAATGGATATGGGAATGGTGAATGCTGTAATTCCTCATGCTGAATTGGAAGATACGGCTTACGAATGGGCGCAGGAAATTTTAGGAAAATCGCCAATGGCAATAAAAATGCTAAAATTTGCCATGAATCTTACCGATGATGGTATGGTAGGGCAACAAGTTTTTGCTGGCGAAGCTACTCGATTAGCGTATATGACTGAAGAAGCCAAAGAAGGAAGAAATGCCTTTTTGGAAAAAAGAAAACCTAATTTTGAAAAAAAATGGTTACCATAA
- a CDS encoding DUF2853 family protein — MSAREDLIVKYAADLKDKCGVNPDMDLLTKVTIGCGPSIYNKDSSTVAGSQQSELDTVKNNFLIKKLGLKDGPDLDAGIDAVIEKYGRSNANKYRAVVYYLLAVHFKKESVYN, encoded by the coding sequence ATGAGTGCAAGAGAAGATTTAATTGTAAAGTATGCCGCGGATTTAAAAGACAAATGCGGAGTTAATCCAGATATGGATTTATTGACAAAAGTAACTATTGGTTGTGGGCCTTCAATCTATAATAAAGACTCTTCAACTGTTGCAGGAAGTCAACAATCAGAATTGGATACAGTGAAGAATAACTTTTTAATCAAAAAATTAGGTCTTAAAGATGGTCCGGATTTAGATGCCGGAATTGATGCAGTTATTGAAAAGTATGGTCGCTCAAATGCAAATAAATACAGAGCAGTAGTTTATTATTTATTAGCAGTTCATTTTAAAAAAGAAAGTGTTTACAATTAG
- a CDS encoding tetratricopeptide repeat protein, producing the protein MKKIIALLFISIFYQSAFAQKEGYWDKDRATTKEIIVSARDRVIVKTDDFPVGTTELIYRITLLDENQQMASSLVSLLKAIPDPTGISQGSAGAVFILSKISGTDKCNYAVFSSNELALAYQKDDKTDKACVVQDVPLSKDANRLSIDKSSCLKSNTTNLWFGFKSSNWIMKQKIILEVVPWVDNKLSRGWTLENRKYIINQCKTSALARKLSNSDDFCICIEEKIQKQYKFQEFQKLLAIEQAKAYKDFGNSCFNEINGSKGVLDNLRTQASNFIKKGDYGNAIAQYNTIINEGKATALDYNAIGYTYILTKQYGKAIKSLKEGVKLDDTELLVKLNLAHAYLFNDEYRSAKTIYKEYQTQNVTDSLSWIQKINSDFAIFKKVGLPSGDFERVLKLMEK; encoded by the coding sequence GTGAAAAAAATCATTGCATTGCTATTTATTAGCATTTTTTATCAGTCGGCTTTTGCTCAAAAAGAAGGCTATTGGGACAAAGACAGAGCAACTACTAAGGAAATTATTGTTTCAGCACGAGACAGAGTCATTGTAAAAACAGATGATTTTCCTGTAGGAACTACAGAGTTGATTTATCGCATTACTTTATTGGATGAAAATCAACAAATGGCCAGTAGTTTAGTTTCTCTATTGAAAGCCATTCCTGACCCAACAGGTATTAGTCAAGGCTCAGCAGGAGCGGTCTTTATTTTATCTAAAATTTCAGGAACGGATAAATGTAATTATGCTGTTTTTTCATCAAATGAGCTCGCTTTAGCGTATCAAAAAGACGATAAAACAGATAAGGCTTGTGTAGTTCAAGATGTACCATTAAGCAAAGATGCTAACCGATTGTCCATCGATAAATCAAGTTGCTTGAAATCCAATACGACTAATTTATGGTTTGGTTTCAAAAGCAGCAACTGGATTATGAAACAAAAAATAATTCTTGAAGTAGTGCCTTGGGTAGATAATAAGCTTAGTAGAGGATGGACTTTAGAAAATAGAAAATACATTATCAATCAATGTAAAACATCTGCTTTGGCTAGAAAACTATCTAACTCGGATGATTTTTGTATTTGTATTGAAGAAAAAATTCAAAAGCAGTACAAGTTTCAGGAATTCCAAAAACTACTCGCTATAGAACAAGCAAAAGCATACAAAGATTTTGGCAATAGTTGTTTTAATGAAATAAACGGTTCTAAAGGTGTTTTGGATAATTTACGTACACAAGCATCCAATTTCATTAAAAAAGGAGATTATGGCAACGCAATTGCACAATACAATACAATTATCAATGAAGGTAAAGCCACAGCATTAGATTATAATGCAATTGGGTACACTTATATTTTAACCAAGCAATATGGTAAAGCAATCAAATCTTTAAAAGAAGGAGTGAAGCTAGATGATACTGAACTGTTAGTTAAACTAAATTTAGCACATGCTTATTTATTCAATGACGAGTATAGAAGTGCTAAAACTATTTACAAAGAATATCAAACTCAAAACGTAACGGATAGCTTAAGTTGGATTCAAAAAATCAATAGTGACTTTGCTATCTTCAAGAAAGTAGGTTTGCCTTCGGGAGATTTTGAAAGAGTTTTGAAGTTGATGGAAAAATAG
- a CDS encoding o-succinylbenzoate synthase, which translates to MKATYHKYILDFKRPSGTSRGVLTQKETWFIVLEKDGKKGIGECGVLRGLSMDDRPDYEIKLRWTCANIHLGEEQLWEALIEFPSIQFGVEMAFQSLASVTPFELFPSDFVAGEKSIQINGLVWMGEPSFMKEQIEEKLAQGFNCIKLKIGAIDFDKELELLAFIRANFSPEQVEIRVDANGAFSLNKALVKITQLAGYVLHSIEQPIAKNNTDRMSELCKTTPLPIALDEELIGVFSFEDKERLLQKIMPQYIILKPSFIGGFRGTKEWILLADKYQIGWWITSALESNIGLNAIAQWTYLQHNLMPQGLGTGALYTNNFDCPLQVSQGQLWYEKDRGWDFDFNQLETV; encoded by the coding sequence ATGAAAGCTACTTACCACAAATATATTCTCGACTTCAAGCGTCCGTCTGGGACTTCTCGTGGCGTATTAACTCAAAAAGAAACTTGGTTTATTGTGCTTGAAAAAGACGGTAAAAAAGGAATAGGAGAGTGTGGTGTTTTGCGCGGTTTGAGTATGGATGATCGACCAGATTATGAAATTAAATTGCGATGGACTTGTGCTAATATTCATCTGGGTGAAGAGCAACTTTGGGAAGCTTTAATTGAGTTTCCCTCAATACAGTTTGGGGTGGAAATGGCCTTTCAATCTTTGGCAAGTGTAACACCTTTTGAATTGTTTCCTTCGGACTTTGTTGCGGGTGAAAAATCAATTCAAATCAATGGACTTGTATGGATGGGAGAACCTTCTTTTATGAAGGAGCAAATCGAGGAAAAATTAGCCCAAGGATTCAATTGTATAAAATTGAAGATTGGAGCGATAGATTTCGATAAAGAATTGGAATTGTTAGCTTTTATTAGGGCAAATTTCAGTCCTGAACAAGTCGAAATCCGAGTGGATGCTAACGGCGCTTTTAGTTTAAATAAAGCTTTAGTTAAAATAACACAACTAGCTGGTTATGTATTGCATAGCATAGAGCAGCCTATTGCTAAAAACAACACTGACAGGATGTCAGAGCTATGTAAAACCACTCCCCTGCCGATTGCTTTGGATGAAGAACTGATTGGCGTGTTTTCATTTGAAGATAAAGAACGACTATTGCAAAAAATAATGCCACAATATATCATTTTGAAGCCTAGTTTTATAGGTGGTTTTAGAGGAACGAAAGAGTGGATTTTACTGGCCGATAAGTATCAAATTGGTTGGTGGATTACTTCGGCTTTGGAGAGTAATATTGGTTTAAATGCCATCGCACAATGGACTTATTTACAGCACAATTTAATGCCACAAGGGTTAGGGACTGGAGCACTTTATACTAATAATTTTGATTGCCCATTACAAGTTAGTCAAGGGCAATTATGGTATGAAAAAGACCGTGGTTGGGACTTTGATTTTAACCAATTAGAAACGGTTTAA
- a CDS encoding S1 RNA-binding domain-containing protein, which yields MIEIGKYNTLTILRDTQVGLFLGSPQTDPEGIHDVLLPNKYVPNEFEIGEELIVFVYLDHEERPVATTLEPYILLNEFALLRVNYVNQIGAFMDWGMEKDILVPFKEQARPMEKGKRYLVYLYMDEKTNRLVASSKTNQFLKNDELTIEKGEEVDLIVSHITELGINVIINERHKGLLYKDEVYDDAIRTGDRMRGYIKNIRPDNKIDVALQIQGYQSIEPNADKILDELRASRGFLRLTDNSHPEDIKTVLKMSKKTFKKAIGALYREKLIEIKEDGIYLVKE from the coding sequence ATGATTGAAATAGGAAAATACAATACGCTTACAATACTTCGTGATACCCAAGTTGGTTTATTTTTGGGTAGTCCTCAAACTGATCCAGAGGGAATTCACGATGTGCTTTTACCTAATAAATATGTGCCAAATGAATTTGAAATAGGAGAAGAACTTATTGTTTTTGTTTATTTAGATCATGAAGAACGCCCTGTTGCTACTACATTAGAACCATATATTTTATTGAATGAATTTGCACTTTTACGTGTAAATTATGTCAATCAGATAGGTGCTTTTATGGATTGGGGAATGGAAAAAGATATTTTGGTTCCATTTAAAGAGCAAGCGCGTCCTATGGAAAAAGGAAAACGTTACTTGGTTTATCTTTATATGGATGAAAAAACGAATCGTTTAGTAGCTTCAAGTAAAACCAATCAATTCTTAAAAAATGACGAATTGACTATTGAAAAAGGAGAAGAAGTCGACTTGATTGTTTCACACATTACTGAATTAGGAATTAACGTTATTATTAATGAGCGCCATAAAGGGTTGTTGTATAAAGATGAGGTTTATGATGATGCTATTCGTACAGGAGATCGTATGCGAGGATACATAAAAAACATTCGTCCTGACAATAAAATTGATGTAGCACTACAAATTCAAGGCTATCAAAGTATTGAACCTAATGCGGATAAAATACTAGATGAGTTAAGAGCGAGTAGAGGTTTTTTACGCTTGACCGATAATTCGCATCCAGAAGATATCAAGACGGTATTGAAAATGAGTAAAAAAACTTTCAAGAAGGCGATAGGTGCTTTATATAGAGAGAAATTAATTGAAATAAAAGAAGACGGAATTTATTTGGTTAAAGAATAA
- a CDS encoding N-acetyltransferase family protein translates to MKIKLRAYKTEDTQAILDIINYNILNSTALYDYNLRNYDQQKAILEDKIAKNFPVIVAELNGVVTGFGMYSEFRFREAYKFTVEHSVYVNNDFHGQGIGKILLQELIELAKKQGLHTMIAVIDAENQSSVDFHEKFGFKTVGIIKESGFKFDRWLHSVFMQLILE, encoded by the coding sequence ATGAAAATCAAGTTAAGAGCTTATAAAACAGAAGACACACAAGCGATATTAGATATCATCAATTATAATATTCTGAATTCAACCGCTTTGTATGATTATAACCTCCGAAATTATGATCAACAAAAAGCCATTTTAGAAGACAAAATAGCGAAAAACTTCCCTGTTATTGTAGCGGAATTGAATGGTGTAGTCACTGGTTTTGGGATGTATAGCGAGTTTCGATTTCGCGAAGCATATAAATTCACTGTAGAGCATTCTGTGTATGTGAATAATGACTTCCATGGTCAAGGAATTGGAAAAATATTGCTTCAGGAATTAATCGAACTGGCTAAAAAACAAGGTTTACACACTATGATTGCCGTTATTGATGCCGAAAATCAAAGTAGCGTAGACTTTCACGAAAAATTTGGTTTCAAAACAGTAGGAATAATAAAAGAATCAGGATTTAAATTTGACCGTTGGTTACATTCTGTTTTTATGCAGTTGATTTTAGAATAA